A part of Crassostrea angulata isolate pt1a10 chromosome 5, ASM2561291v2, whole genome shotgun sequence genomic DNA contains:
- the LOC128183672 gene encoding glutamate carboxypeptidase 2-like isoform X4, translating to MFSSREKLRFSNMTIDNEGVYKKAGWGRSQYAVVFVCSLLFMGMGIGIGYAVGRNNSNSNIPQAGDTAQETATKPPRSPHPIDTILSSINKDNIKQNLWKYTSRPRMSGTPGGYELVQILQEAWRSSGIDEVRVTPYDVLMSYPNRTNPNRVQLLTSSGQLIFQSALFEPALDSLSNNSEIIPPFNAYAAAGISEGDLVYVNYGRIEDFLYLTQNMSIDLKGKTLIARYGKIFRGDKVKNAQRFNASGIIMYTDPSDFNRGNSTYPDSWWMPPSGLQRGTVGGDGDPLTPLYPATDYAYRVKESDVSGIKIPAQPISYGDAQHFLSEMGGEKAPLEWRGALPITYRIGPGFRNSSLKIRLEVNNFEEKRTVENVIGYIKGKTEPDRYILLGNHHDAWVFGAIDPLSGTAVLTELIRVFGEMLKSGTRPDRTIVFCAWGAEEHGLIGSTEWVEEYMKVLYERAVAYLNVDYAVDYNYVLFAGTSPLLQDSLYQATKLVPNPDTSSSDKTLYDAWKTRDNSNDLEPSVYYSLGSGSDMATFYQRAGVPSIDMWFTYDENKWDILSYPVYHSAYETVYLYENFIDPGYSYTATMAKLWGVLAWNIANEKVLKFDVRRYATAINKFIGNLKTEFGAQWTKQNVNIGALESAAQNLTTEAENFHQKVQSLHATSSAANVLQKRMINDKLIQFERAFIDCEGLPGRPMYKHVMFAPSLYDSYSDNSFPGIVDTMNEIENQNATAKWEVLKQQVSIATFIIQSAANTLKEVGL from the exons ATCTCCTCATCCTATAGATACCATCCTCAGTAGTATCAACAAGGATAACATCAAACAAAACTTATG GAAATATACAAGTCGTCCGCGCATGTCCGGAACCCCGGGCGGATACGAGTTGGTGCAGATATTACAGGAAGCGTGGAGGTCATCCGGTATCGATGAGGTCAGGGTCACTCCTTATGACGTATTGATGTCGTACCCCAACAGGACGAATCCAAACCGG GTTCAACTTTTGACGTCATCAGGACAGTTGATTTTCCAGTCTGCTTTATTTGAGCCTGCTCTGGACAGTCTCAGTAATAACTCTGAAATCATTCCACCGTTCAATGCCTACGCTGCGGCAGGAATCAGCGAG GGCGATTTGGTGTATGTCAACTATGGTAGGATAGAAGATTTCTTATACCTCACCCAGAACATGTCCATTGATCTGAAGGGGAAGACCTTAATTGCTCGATACGGCAAGATCTTTAGGGGTGACAAG gtGAAGAATGCACAGCGGTTTAACGCGTCAGGGATTATTATGTACACCGACCCATCGGATTTCAATAGAGGAAACTCGACCTACCCAGACTCTTGGTGGATGCCACCCTCGGGGCTACAGAGAGGAACGGTGGGGGGTGACGGAGACCCCCTCACTCCTCTCTACCCAGCCACAG ACTACGCATACAGAGTAAAAGAGTCCGATGTCTCCGGAATAAAGATTCCTGCTCAGCCCATTAGTTATGGCGACGCCCAACACTTTTTAAG cgAGATGGGTGGAGAAAAGGCGCCATTGGAATGGAGAGGGGCGTTACCTATCACCTACAGAATAGGACCAGGCTTCCGAAACTCCTCTCT aaagataAGACTAGAAGTGAACAACTTTGAAGAGAAGAGAACTGTCGAAAATGTGATAGGCTACATTAAAGGCAAAACGGAACCAG ACCGGTATATTCTCCTTGGCAACCACCACGACGCCTGGGTATTTGGCGCCATTGACCCTCTCTCTGGTACAGCGGTCCTGACAGAACTTATCAGGGTTTTCGGAGAAATGCTGAAATCCG GAACCCGCCCCGACCGTACGATAGTTTTCTGTGCCTGGGGAGCCGAGGAGCATGGCTTGATCGGTTCTACTGAGTGGGTCGAG GAGTACATGAAGGTGCTGTATGAGCGGGCCGTGGCCTACCTTAATGTAGACTATGCGGTAGACTACAACTATGTGCTGTTTGCAGGGACGTCCCCTCTCCTACAGGATTCTCTGTACCAGGCCACAAAACTA gTTCCCAATCCCGACACAAGCAGCTCAGATAAGACGCTTTACGATGCTTGGAAAACCAGAGATAATTCGAACGACCTTGAACCTAG TGTGTATTACTCCCTGGGGTCGGGCAGTGATATGGCCACGTTTTACCAGAGAGCAGGTGTACCCTCTATAGACATGTGGTTCACGTACGACGAA AACAAATGGGACATTTTGTCGTACCCAGTGTATCACTCGGCGTATGAGACCGTTTACCTGTACGAAAACTTCATAGACCCCGGCTACTCATATACAGCAACAATGGCCAAGCTATGGGGAGTACTGGCTTG GAATATTGCAAACGAAAAAGTTCTCAAATTCGATGTCAGAAGATATGCAACAGCAATTAATAAATTCATAGGAAATTTAAAGACGGAGTTCGGTGCACAATGGACAAAGCAAAATGTGAACATAG GTGCGCTTGAGTCTGCGGCGCAGAATCTAACAACGGAAGCAgaaaattttcatcaaaaagtGCAGAGTTTGCACGCGACAAG CTCGGCAGCAAACGTCCTACAGAAAAGGATGATAAACGATAAGTTGATACAGTTCGAGCGAGCTTTCATTGACTGTGAGGGACTTCCAGGCCGACCAATGTACAA acacgTTATGTTTGCTCCCAGTCTTTACGACTCTTACTCCGATAATAGTTTCCCGGGCATTGTTGACACTATGAACGAGATTGAAAATCAGAATGCCACGGCAAAGTGGGAAGTTTTAAAGCAGCAGGTATCCATCGCTACTTTTATTATACAGTCCGCAGCAAACACGTTAAAAGAAGTAGGATTATGA
- the LOC128183672 gene encoding glutamate carboxypeptidase 2-like isoform X6 produces the protein MTNVWFSNMTIDNEGVYKKAGWGRSQYAVVFVCSLLFMGMGIGIGYAVGRNNSNSNIPQAGDTAQETATKPPRSPHPIDTILSSINKDNIKQNLWKYTSRPRMSGTPGGYELVQILQEAWRSSGIDEVRVTPYDVLMSYPNRTNPNRVQLLTSSGQLIFQSALFEPALDSLSNNSEIIPPFNAYAAAGISEGDLVYVNYGRIEDFLYLTQNMSIDLKGKTLIARYGKIFRGDKVKNAQRFNASGIIMYTDPSDFNRGNSTYPDSWWMPPSGLQRGTVGGDGDPLTPLYPATDYAYRVKESDVSGIKIPAQPISYGDAQHFLSEMGGEKAPLEWRGALPITYRIGPGFRNSSLKIRLEVNNFEEKRTVENVIGYIKGKTEPDRYILLGNHHDAWVFGAIDPLSGTAVLTELIRVFGEMLKSGTRPDRTIVFCAWGAEEHGLIGSTEWVEEYMKVLYERAVAYLNVDYAVDYNYVLFAGTSPLLQDSLYQATKLVPNPDTSSSDKTLYDAWKTRDNSNDLEPSVYYSLGSGSDMATFYQRAGVPSIDMWFTYDENKWDILSYPVYHSAYETVYLYENFIDPGYSYTATMAKLWGVLAWNIANEKVLKFDVRRYATAINKFIGNLKTEFGAQWTKQNVNIGALESAAQNLTTEAENFHQKVQSLHATSSAANVLQKRMINDKLIQFERAFIDCEGLPGRPMYKHVMFAPSLYDSYSDNSFPGIVDTMNEIENQNATAKWEVLKQQVSIATFIIQSAANTLKEVGL, from the exons ATCTCCTCATCCTATAGATACCATCCTCAGTAGTATCAACAAGGATAACATCAAACAAAACTTATG GAAATATACAAGTCGTCCGCGCATGTCCGGAACCCCGGGCGGATACGAGTTGGTGCAGATATTACAGGAAGCGTGGAGGTCATCCGGTATCGATGAGGTCAGGGTCACTCCTTATGACGTATTGATGTCGTACCCCAACAGGACGAATCCAAACCGG GTTCAACTTTTGACGTCATCAGGACAGTTGATTTTCCAGTCTGCTTTATTTGAGCCTGCTCTGGACAGTCTCAGTAATAACTCTGAAATCATTCCACCGTTCAATGCCTACGCTGCGGCAGGAATCAGCGAG GGCGATTTGGTGTATGTCAACTATGGTAGGATAGAAGATTTCTTATACCTCACCCAGAACATGTCCATTGATCTGAAGGGGAAGACCTTAATTGCTCGATACGGCAAGATCTTTAGGGGTGACAAG gtGAAGAATGCACAGCGGTTTAACGCGTCAGGGATTATTATGTACACCGACCCATCGGATTTCAATAGAGGAAACTCGACCTACCCAGACTCTTGGTGGATGCCACCCTCGGGGCTACAGAGAGGAACGGTGGGGGGTGACGGAGACCCCCTCACTCCTCTCTACCCAGCCACAG ACTACGCATACAGAGTAAAAGAGTCCGATGTCTCCGGAATAAAGATTCCTGCTCAGCCCATTAGTTATGGCGACGCCCAACACTTTTTAAG cgAGATGGGTGGAGAAAAGGCGCCATTGGAATGGAGAGGGGCGTTACCTATCACCTACAGAATAGGACCAGGCTTCCGAAACTCCTCTCT aaagataAGACTAGAAGTGAACAACTTTGAAGAGAAGAGAACTGTCGAAAATGTGATAGGCTACATTAAAGGCAAAACGGAACCAG ACCGGTATATTCTCCTTGGCAACCACCACGACGCCTGGGTATTTGGCGCCATTGACCCTCTCTCTGGTACAGCGGTCCTGACAGAACTTATCAGGGTTTTCGGAGAAATGCTGAAATCCG GAACCCGCCCCGACCGTACGATAGTTTTCTGTGCCTGGGGAGCCGAGGAGCATGGCTTGATCGGTTCTACTGAGTGGGTCGAG GAGTACATGAAGGTGCTGTATGAGCGGGCCGTGGCCTACCTTAATGTAGACTATGCGGTAGACTACAACTATGTGCTGTTTGCAGGGACGTCCCCTCTCCTACAGGATTCTCTGTACCAGGCCACAAAACTA gTTCCCAATCCCGACACAAGCAGCTCAGATAAGACGCTTTACGATGCTTGGAAAACCAGAGATAATTCGAACGACCTTGAACCTAG TGTGTATTACTCCCTGGGGTCGGGCAGTGATATGGCCACGTTTTACCAGAGAGCAGGTGTACCCTCTATAGACATGTGGTTCACGTACGACGAA AACAAATGGGACATTTTGTCGTACCCAGTGTATCACTCGGCGTATGAGACCGTTTACCTGTACGAAAACTTCATAGACCCCGGCTACTCATATACAGCAACAATGGCCAAGCTATGGGGAGTACTGGCTTG GAATATTGCAAACGAAAAAGTTCTCAAATTCGATGTCAGAAGATATGCAACAGCAATTAATAAATTCATAGGAAATTTAAAGACGGAGTTCGGTGCACAATGGACAAAGCAAAATGTGAACATAG GTGCGCTTGAGTCTGCGGCGCAGAATCTAACAACGGAAGCAgaaaattttcatcaaaaagtGCAGAGTTTGCACGCGACAAG CTCGGCAGCAAACGTCCTACAGAAAAGGATGATAAACGATAAGTTGATACAGTTCGAGCGAGCTTTCATTGACTGTGAGGGACTTCCAGGCCGACCAATGTACAA acacgTTATGTTTGCTCCCAGTCTTTACGACTCTTACTCCGATAATAGTTTCCCGGGCATTGTTGACACTATGAACGAGATTGAAAATCAGAATGCCACGGCAAAGTGGGAAGTTTTAAAGCAGCAGGTATCCATCGCTACTTTTATTATACAGTCCGCAGCAAACACGTTAAAAGAAGTAGGATTATGA
- the LOC128183672 gene encoding glutamate carboxypeptidase 2-like isoform X5: MDKKRHQYKFSNMTIDNEGVYKKAGWGRSQYAVVFVCSLLFMGMGIGIGYAVGRNNSNSNIPQAGDTAQETATKPPRSPHPIDTILSSINKDNIKQNLWKYTSRPRMSGTPGGYELVQILQEAWRSSGIDEVRVTPYDVLMSYPNRTNPNRVQLLTSSGQLIFQSALFEPALDSLSNNSEIIPPFNAYAAAGISEGDLVYVNYGRIEDFLYLTQNMSIDLKGKTLIARYGKIFRGDKVKNAQRFNASGIIMYTDPSDFNRGNSTYPDSWWMPPSGLQRGTVGGDGDPLTPLYPATDYAYRVKESDVSGIKIPAQPISYGDAQHFLSEMGGEKAPLEWRGALPITYRIGPGFRNSSLKIRLEVNNFEEKRTVENVIGYIKGKTEPDRYILLGNHHDAWVFGAIDPLSGTAVLTELIRVFGEMLKSGTRPDRTIVFCAWGAEEHGLIGSTEWVEEYMKVLYERAVAYLNVDYAVDYNYVLFAGTSPLLQDSLYQATKLVPNPDTSSSDKTLYDAWKTRDNSNDLEPSVYYSLGSGSDMATFYQRAGVPSIDMWFTYDENKWDILSYPVYHSAYETVYLYENFIDPGYSYTATMAKLWGVLAWNIANEKVLKFDVRRYATAINKFIGNLKTEFGAQWTKQNVNIGALESAAQNLTTEAENFHQKVQSLHATSSAANVLQKRMINDKLIQFERAFIDCEGLPGRPMYKHVMFAPSLYDSYSDNSFPGIVDTMNEIENQNATAKWEVLKQQVSIATFIIQSAANTLKEVGL, from the exons ATCTCCTCATCCTATAGATACCATCCTCAGTAGTATCAACAAGGATAACATCAAACAAAACTTATG GAAATATACAAGTCGTCCGCGCATGTCCGGAACCCCGGGCGGATACGAGTTGGTGCAGATATTACAGGAAGCGTGGAGGTCATCCGGTATCGATGAGGTCAGGGTCACTCCTTATGACGTATTGATGTCGTACCCCAACAGGACGAATCCAAACCGG GTTCAACTTTTGACGTCATCAGGACAGTTGATTTTCCAGTCTGCTTTATTTGAGCCTGCTCTGGACAGTCTCAGTAATAACTCTGAAATCATTCCACCGTTCAATGCCTACGCTGCGGCAGGAATCAGCGAG GGCGATTTGGTGTATGTCAACTATGGTAGGATAGAAGATTTCTTATACCTCACCCAGAACATGTCCATTGATCTGAAGGGGAAGACCTTAATTGCTCGATACGGCAAGATCTTTAGGGGTGACAAG gtGAAGAATGCACAGCGGTTTAACGCGTCAGGGATTATTATGTACACCGACCCATCGGATTTCAATAGAGGAAACTCGACCTACCCAGACTCTTGGTGGATGCCACCCTCGGGGCTACAGAGAGGAACGGTGGGGGGTGACGGAGACCCCCTCACTCCTCTCTACCCAGCCACAG ACTACGCATACAGAGTAAAAGAGTCCGATGTCTCCGGAATAAAGATTCCTGCTCAGCCCATTAGTTATGGCGACGCCCAACACTTTTTAAG cgAGATGGGTGGAGAAAAGGCGCCATTGGAATGGAGAGGGGCGTTACCTATCACCTACAGAATAGGACCAGGCTTCCGAAACTCCTCTCT aaagataAGACTAGAAGTGAACAACTTTGAAGAGAAGAGAACTGTCGAAAATGTGATAGGCTACATTAAAGGCAAAACGGAACCAG ACCGGTATATTCTCCTTGGCAACCACCACGACGCCTGGGTATTTGGCGCCATTGACCCTCTCTCTGGTACAGCGGTCCTGACAGAACTTATCAGGGTTTTCGGAGAAATGCTGAAATCCG GAACCCGCCCCGACCGTACGATAGTTTTCTGTGCCTGGGGAGCCGAGGAGCATGGCTTGATCGGTTCTACTGAGTGGGTCGAG GAGTACATGAAGGTGCTGTATGAGCGGGCCGTGGCCTACCTTAATGTAGACTATGCGGTAGACTACAACTATGTGCTGTTTGCAGGGACGTCCCCTCTCCTACAGGATTCTCTGTACCAGGCCACAAAACTA gTTCCCAATCCCGACACAAGCAGCTCAGATAAGACGCTTTACGATGCTTGGAAAACCAGAGATAATTCGAACGACCTTGAACCTAG TGTGTATTACTCCCTGGGGTCGGGCAGTGATATGGCCACGTTTTACCAGAGAGCAGGTGTACCCTCTATAGACATGTGGTTCACGTACGACGAA AACAAATGGGACATTTTGTCGTACCCAGTGTATCACTCGGCGTATGAGACCGTTTACCTGTACGAAAACTTCATAGACCCCGGCTACTCATATACAGCAACAATGGCCAAGCTATGGGGAGTACTGGCTTG GAATATTGCAAACGAAAAAGTTCTCAAATTCGATGTCAGAAGATATGCAACAGCAATTAATAAATTCATAGGAAATTTAAAGACGGAGTTCGGTGCACAATGGACAAAGCAAAATGTGAACATAG GTGCGCTTGAGTCTGCGGCGCAGAATCTAACAACGGAAGCAgaaaattttcatcaaaaagtGCAGAGTTTGCACGCGACAAG CTCGGCAGCAAACGTCCTACAGAAAAGGATGATAAACGATAAGTTGATACAGTTCGAGCGAGCTTTCATTGACTGTGAGGGACTTCCAGGCCGACCAATGTACAA acacgTTATGTTTGCTCCCAGTCTTTACGACTCTTACTCCGATAATAGTTTCCCGGGCATTGTTGACACTATGAACGAGATTGAAAATCAGAATGCCACGGCAAAGTGGGAAGTTTTAAAGCAGCAGGTATCCATCGCTACTTTTATTATACAGTCCGCAGCAAACACGTTAAAAGAAGTAGGATTATGA